cccgaccttgaacgttggattcatggatcgtatcatcgttcacttctggattttttacatgaatcaagtctgttcgtgtatttttgatatgctttgtattatgcctaagggcaagctttcgaaaaaaaaCTGGGTATGTGCTAaactttaatgaacctctttgacaacaACTTCGATCACTGGGTTTGTGCCTTTTTCCAATGCCAAAAAGAATTACTTAAAACTTATCTGGTGTTCGGCAGAATCAAACTCGCGACAAATATATTCAACAATTTTGTCTGAATTCACACAAGCACCACGTGCGGACTTCATGTTGGCACTGCAAGATGGAAAGCACAAAAAAGGAGCCAAGCTGTATACATGCCTCAAACATCAGGCATTTCAGCGGTGGCAATAAAGCGTGTCACTGTACTGCTTCATTGCTATTGGCATTAACGCTGACATTCATTGTTAGATGGGTGCTGCTGGAATTTTATAAGTAAATAACAATCATAAGAACATGTAAACGTCACTCACCACTCTCAAAATTCTTGGACGCAACTGCATTTTGAAGCACCGAATTAAGCTGCCGAGCTTCAGTTAATTTGGCCTTCAACTTCTCAATTTTCTTGAGGAAGCTTTCGTTCTGTTCATGCAGCTCCTTTTTGAGGTCAGCATTTTCTGCTTCTGCTTTTTCGAGCTCAGCCCGTATATCGCAGCCATCGCTGCAACACATACAGCTGGACGGGCTCTCCTGCTCAATATGGGCAGCCAGGGCTGCCTCAATCGCACCTTGCGTATCGAGGCGAAGCTGCTTTGTTGAAGGTGCAGCCTGCAGTAGTAATTTTAAAAAAAAGATTGCTGTGGTGGTGCACTAATGCAAAGCTTACTGCCTTTCACAGAAATATGTCACACATAGAAAGTAAGCCTTTGGAACTCAACAAGTCTAAATTTACAATGATGTCTAAACTTCCACTTGTGACAGTGTGATTCCAGATAGCCATTGGATAGAGAGAGCCTTAATAGGCCTTAAACGCTTCGCAATATTGCAGTTTAGAGCTCACATATTTTTATCAATATTGAAAGCACGTAAAATggctctttgttttcttttttactaaTTTCTAACATCACACTGAGCTTTTCAATTTGAAGGTAAATGTTTGAAGAAAAATGCATAATcttgcactcggctgcgcaacgctctacagcgaagctgggcgatcgtagcccagcaatTTCCGGAATGCGTGCAAACTTTTCAtctattactcatgatgataatttcttttcgtgaatctcggacttacagccgtcactgcacattgcatagcgcagcttgcagcacTGACACCACGTTCCAATACTGACACCACGTTCCAACGCATTGAAATGCCCACAAAGCGTTCCAGCTGACCTGCTCCGTAAATGCGTCTCTTTCTCTCagtctcattttctttatctctctcctgagcatggcgcgcaaaacctcttcacctcgcagagcacgagcgtgcgaacgtgccaactgtggacgaagacgacgttgctcGACCGCAATCAtaggttcgcataaatgcacgtcctacaagcgtggctgtatagcctagtggttacgacgcttgccttgggaccgcgggttcgaatcccgcctcagcaagaaagtttaatttcttttatttctttgatAGTTTCTTGAGAGCCACAAAACACGAACCACAAacgacaaattacggctggcttaaacagcgctGTTAATAATAACTTTTCAAAGCTAGCATTCATACTGTTCCCAGAACATAGTGGAGCAGCAAATGCAAAATAAGAAAAATTGACACATGCCAACAGTATTTCACCAAAGGATTCTCTAAGATATAAGCAAACAAAAGGGCTTTGCTCAAATGACGAGTTATCGTAGCTTTGCTTCTACACTTCACTCTCTCAACCATGCTTTTCTGTACAGTAAATTACACATTGCATTAGACGTGCACTGAAAGTTGGCATGTCATGATGGTCAAATGTGTTCAATGCACAGACTCAATTGGCAGAACTTATGTGCTTTCATCGAGCAGATCAAGCAGTACGTGTCATAGTGTAGTCTAATACCCAAGtgccaaaaagaagaaagtatTGAGTAATCataccttcatcatcatcatcataaaactttattatatagaTACCTTCCCTTTCGTCCTCTTCTTCCCTTTCGTTTCattgaggttcattgtttttctGGGCCTCTTACTTTGGAACATTTCCATTTCCTCCAACGTTTCTGCACGGCACCAGAAAGCAGTGGCATTTGAGCAGGCATGAAATAATATTGCGCAACGCATACACAACACTGACAGTATAGGTTACAACTGTTTTTCTTTTTAGCATCTTACAACACAAATGTAACATTACAATAAAACCTGCACTTAAGTTTTCACTAGTCTTGTTATGTCTGACCTTGACAAGATCTATTGACAAGCATTGTAATTATATACAATGGCAAGATTTGCAGGCAATTAAATTTTTACCAGCAAAAACTACCCACGAGAAAATTAACATGACTAGAATTGAGCATGTGTGTAAGACAGATTGGTGTAATGCCATACCAACTTTAAATTATGCAAGGTGTCAACTTCTCCTCAACCAAGCTAttggtttttttgttttttttttcactttagtgGAAGCACCAAGATTGTAAATGTATTTCTGTAAATCACAACAGTTGCTCTCGGAGCACTGCATCAACATTTGCACCATTTTTCCAAGTCAAACATTAACTATTATGATTTGAAATTGGCCCGCTGTTTAGTTTTTTTAACAGAATTGTATTTATTGGGTCAACAAATTGATCTCTACCTGGACTCGTTGGGATcaatacggacaaaaaaaaagaaaagccctAGAACTCCATTCAAGAAGCTTAGTCATGCACGAACACCCAATGAAAATTCTCTTCTATGATATATCCACTATGTCAGGTGTTATATATCTAAGCAAATTCTGTTGACCGAGTTATGCCAGTGGTTCAAAGAAATTGGTAAAGTTTCAAGGTAGACTTTTAACTTCACAAAATAGCTAAATGCTTCTCTCTAAATTTGAAGGCTCGCATTGTAATTGTTTTTTACGATTATCAAATTTTGTTGTATCACGCGACTGCTTATCCAATGACTTAAAATTGGCATTTTAAACCATGATGTCTAATTGTAAGAACTTGGACCTGCAGTGATCCCCAATTGCGAAATTGGGTGCCACTGAAAACCCCAATTGGACTcgatgttttcttttatttaactTTCTCGGCAACCCAATATCACTATACACCGACACCGTAAGGTTTGTGCAGCAGCTTACCTGTCATGTGGAGCACCTTAGCTTCATAATAGCCCCCGGAGACACCGTCGTCGCCGTGCCACCATACTTCATAGTCTTTCGTGCCGTCAAAATCGGCAACGCTTGTCGGACGAAATCCTCTAATCGCACTCGGTTGAACAACCTCCGTTGTCGAGTCTACCTCGTACTGAACAAGAACCAGCATTCTGTCTGCAGAGGCACACTAGCAGATCGCGACGATTTTGGTTTTATAGAAGCACGTGCTTAGCAGGGCAATTCGGACAGTGCGCAGGCCAACACGTACGGAAGAAGGAAAAAACACAC
The DNA window shown above is from Dermacentor silvarum isolate Dsil-2018 chromosome 1, BIME_Dsil_1.4, whole genome shotgun sequence and carries:
- the LOC125942539 gene encoding uncharacterized protein LOC125942539; the protein is MTETLEEMEMFQSKRPRKTMNLNETKGKKRTKGKAAPSTKQLRLDTQGAIEAALAAHIEQESPSSCMCCSDGCDIRAELEKAEAENADLKKELHEQNESFLKKIEKLKAKLTEARQLNSVLQNAVASKNFESGE